Within the Pseudorasbora parva isolate DD20220531a chromosome 15, ASM2467924v1, whole genome shotgun sequence genome, the region TTTAATACACACAGAACACAAACCACACCATGATTTTCATAATCCAATCATGTTATCATTGATATGCATGTGTGATACATGGACAGGCTTAGGTTAAATACCAATAAAAGCAGCAACCATAGATGATTAACACAGAAAAGGAATGTCTTAAAATCTGGTATACTCCAACAAGTTATCTTTATGTACCATGAATCACTAAAGACCGAAGGGAATACATTAGTCTTAAGCGCAAAATACATTAGATACACTCTAAAGAAGATTTCAAACCAGAAACCAGAACTGGCCATGTTCCCTCACATACAAGTTCTGACTTTATGTACTTTAGTGTCACCATAGCCAGTTAAGATTTGTAAACATCTGTTTTGAATATGGAAACTTGTTTCAAGGCCTGATTAAAAGCACACAATTACAGTATGGTCATTTAGCTACATCAGCAGTATTTAGCTCTTATTCTCTCTCTACGCACATGGCAATGCCCATTCCACCACCTATGCAGAGTGAAGCGATCCCCTTCCGCCCTCCTGTCCTCTGAAGCGCATGAAGCAGGGTCACCAACACTCTACAGCCAGACATACCAAGAGGATGCCCAAGAGAAATCGCACCTCCACACACATTAACCTGAAAAGAAGAGACAAATGAAATGTTAAATTATGGTGTACAAatagaaatgttaaataaataaatatataattataataataataatattgttattaataataatataatgttcCAGGTAGTCTGCTTGACAAATTACCAAAGAAGCATGTTAAAATAAATCAGGAAAATAAGATTTTCTTATCAAAGTGATGAAATTGTTTATTTTAGTATAGTATAGTAATCTGGTCAATGACAGTTTTAGTGAACAACAGTCAAATGAGACAGACCTCCAAATTTTGCAATAATGGAGAGtttcatcattatattatgcTGTAGTACATCAATCATTGGGTAACTGTGTCAATATAATATTGTGTAAAGCTGTATGAAGCAAAGTGTGTATAAAGTGGTGGAAATCACACCttgtcaggatttagaccgagCTCCTGTACCACTGCAATGGACTGAGCAGCAAACGCTTCATTTATCTCAAACAGGTCCACTTCATCTAGCTTCCATCCGGCTTTATCAACCTGGTTAGATAGCAGATACAATTCACTTCAAATCTCTGCTGGCACAAACTTATAAACTGATGAGGACTGTagcacaaaacattttaattgaatTAGCAAATGTAATTATTCTCTCCTCTCTTGTAGGTCACTTtgaataaaagcatctgctatatacataaatgtaagtgatattgcattacattacattacataaagCACCCAAAAACATTGGATTATATTAGTCCTCGGAGTGCCTGTACGTCTAGTGTTTGTTTCAGGACCAAGCAATGATTACAAGCATCATCCTTCATTCATGTGGTTGAAATTAATCCTGTGATGAGTCAACAGGCACTCACAGCTTTTCTAATGGCTGGAATTGGCCCTGTGCCCATAACTGAAGGGTCAAGGCCTGCCTGAGCCCAGGACGTGATGCGTGCCATTGGTTTTAAGCCCCGCCTCTGGGCCTCTGATTGGCTCATGAGAACAGTAGCTGCAGCTCCATCATTTATGCCTGTTAAACAAAAATCATCACAATGGAGATTGCACATTAATATCTGTAGTCACTGTAGATGTCATAATCGAGTGTCAAAGATGTCTCGATTTACCGGATGCATTGCCTGCTGTCACTGAACCAGAACCATCCTTCACAAAACAGGGCTTCAGTTTGGACATGGCATCAATATTACTGCCATGCCGAGGAAACTCATCAGCTTTGACCTCAACTGGACCTGATTTGGTAACAAAGGTTTTATTTGAATTCAGTCAGAGATAAATGCAAGCTTGAGGTAAAACTatccattttaaaaagtatctgaaaacaaacaagtcgctttggataaaagcgtctgctaaatgcataaatgtaaatgtaaacaaacaaaaaattactACTTTCAGCAATTTCAGAAAATACACCAATTCATTTCAGCTTTCTTAAGCAACTTTCTTTTTCAAAGCATAAATCGAACACATTTTGTGAGGTTTATATTTACATTGTTTAGATGATTATAAAGATGATtttagaaaacaagacaaaaatactcatTAAGAAAATacgatttttttgtttttaagtaaAACCACTCCAATTGCCTCCCCTCCACTGAATTCACTACTGTTCAAAGTTTGGGGTGAGTCATTTTTTAAAGCAATTAATACTTTAAAATCCAATACATTTATAGTAAAGGTATTTATTTgatttccattttaaataaatgctgttcagcAAAAACGCtgtttttttaactttctattaatcaaaaaaatcttgaaaaaaaCACGTATCAGTGtccacaaaatattaagcagcacaattgtttatattaataataataagaataaatgtttttttgactATCAAATAGGCATATtagattgatttctgaaggattgtgtgactgaagactggagtaatgatgctgaaaattattacaggaaaaaaagtatatactatatattatattataaattatattttaaaatattaaaatagaaaagtgttttttacattgtaattatCTTCACTATATTACAGCTTTACTATTAgttatattttgaaaatgtgaaatggTAATTAAAGTATGAAAGTATAAAAGAGCCTCTTGCCTTTCCTAGAGGGAACACTAACTGGCACAATCTCCTGGTCAAAATAGCCGGCCTTCTGAGCAGCTTCCGTCCTGTTCTGTGATTTCACAGCAAACTTGTCCTGAGCCTCACGGGATACCCCCCACTGCTTGGCCACATTCTCCGCTAA harbors:
- the acat2 gene encoding acetyl-CoA acetyltransferase, cytosolic, giving the protein MNTDAIVIVSAARTPIGSFNGALSSVPLHDLGTVVIKDVLKRANVKPEDVSEVIMGHVLTAGHGQNPARQASVGAGIPYSVPAWSCQMICGSGLKSVCLGAQSIMTRESTIVVAGGMESMSRTPHIVQMRSGVKMGDATLQDSVLTDGLTDAFYSYHMGITAENVAKQWGVSREAQDKFAVKSQNRTEAAQKAGYFDQEIVPVSVPSRKGPVEVKADEFPRHGSNIDAMSKLKPCFVKDGSGSVTAGNASGINDGAAATVLMSQSEAQRRGLKPMARITSWAQAGLDPSVMGTGPIPAIRKAVDKAGWKLDEVDLFEINEAFAAQSIAVVQELGLNPDKVNVCGGAISLGHPLGMSGCRVLVTLLHALQRTGGRKGIASLCIGGGMGIAMCVERE